In Candidatus Latescibacter sp., a single genomic region encodes these proteins:
- a CDS encoding ATP-binding protein, translated as MTYEQSHRGTGDNIGEIRFERPVKVNIGVNEPSRPHFPIPQPTQRFIGRDEDLSELHALLSENDIVFLNGVGGIGKTTVAMEYARRYGKEYNSLVWLDYHDSFRLSLLSLSPCFQFSEEPKEIIEIIISELSRYEGLNLLIIDNFSVESLKGEEKEREISFLQCQLPNFKKLITSREEKPGDFVKPKLLDNLPPDYAEALFREFFKGQYNPSILTQLFTLIEYHTLTIELIAKTLAGSHGAVTLGQLYSIFKEKKFDTPSGSVKTHLDYRNSELQINTYLGELFHLADLLETHLFLMKKFSVLPPSDIPNATLFDLLTSDGESSDISDSINTINDLVARGWLTQSEKGVTCHRIIRQYIQLHAKPAFENVQDLFLNITEKLSYRPEENPLERIPWIDFAVSLLEAFPEDREETAGLSSYVSIIYQA; from the coding sequence ATGACATACGAACAATCCCATCGGGGGACCGGAGACAACATTGGGGAGATACGGTTTGAAAGGCCGGTAAAGGTAAATATCGGCGTTAACGAACCCTCCCGGCCGCATTTCCCCATTCCACAACCCACGCAGCGCTTCATTGGCCGCGACGAGGACCTTTCGGAACTCCATGCACTGCTTTCGGAGAACGATATCGTTTTCCTCAACGGCGTCGGCGGCATCGGAAAAACGACTGTCGCGATGGAATACGCACGGCGATATGGGAAAGAGTATAATTCGCTCGTATGGCTCGACTATCATGATTCCTTCCGTCTTTCATTACTTTCGCTCTCCCCGTGTTTCCAGTTCTCCGAAGAACCGAAAGAAATCATTGAAATTATTATTTCCGAACTCTCACGGTATGAGGGTCTAAATCTCCTCATCATAGACAATTTCTCGGTGGAATCGCTGAAAGGAGAGGAGAAAGAGCGCGAAATCTCCTTTCTGCAATGTCAACTCCCCAACTTCAAAAAACTCATCACCTCCCGCGAAGAGAAACCCGGCGATTTTGTCAAACCCAAGCTGCTTGACAACCTCCCTCCCGATTACGCCGAAGCGCTGTTCCGTGAGTTCTTCAAGGGACAGTATAATCCATCAATCCTCACACAGCTTTTCACTCTTATAGAATACCATACCCTCACCATAGAACTCATAGCGAAAACATTGGCTGGATCACACGGCGCGGTGACGCTCGGACAATTGTATTCGATTTTTAAGGAGAAGAAATTCGACACACCATCCGGGTCAGTCAAAACGCACCTCGATTACCGGAATAGTGAGCTTCAAATCAATACCTATCTCGGCGAGTTATTCCATCTGGCCGACTTACTGGAAACCCACCTCTTCCTGATGAAAAAATTCTCCGTACTGCCGCCGTCCGATATACCGAACGCCACACTCTTCGATCTTCTCACATCCGATGGGGAATCATCGGATATAAGTGATAGCATCAACACCATAAACGACCTCGTCGCACGCGGCTGGCTCACCCAATCGGAGAAAGGCGTCACCTGCCATAGAATAATCCGCCAGTACATCCAATTACATGCCAAACCTGCTTTTGAAAATGTACAAGACCTGTTTTTGAACATCACAGAGAAATTATCTTACCGACCGGAAGAAAACCCGCTTGAAAGGATCCCTTGGATCGATTTTGCTGTTTCTCTGCTGGAAGCTTTTCCTGAAGATCGGGAGGAAACCGCAGGATTATCAAGCTACGTCTCCATTATTTATCAGGCGTT